In the genome of Pempheris klunzingeri isolate RE-2024b chromosome 3, fPemKlu1.hap1, whole genome shotgun sequence, one region contains:
- the esf1 gene encoding ESF1 homolog, giving the protein MSKKKQQSDERFLRVQKDPRFWEMPERERKIKIDKRFQSMFHDKRFKVKYTVDKRGRPINHTSTEDLKRFYQLSDSEEEDDEDGVRGKEGKKVKEKLKADGDGKKGTGAKAEPPERGVRVIEEEEEDDDEQQQTGEEEEDDDDQGDSITGGSEEEDDAGEESDAASGSDEEESGPDSEEDSDSGPDLARGKGNIESSSDEDDDDDDDVADILRKEEEEIEHDWGELCKDAPRGDEVSARLAVCNMDWDRMRAKDLLALLNSFSPKGGAVLSVKIYPSEFGKERLKVEETQGPLELRALPSDSEDDTEEERVYREKRRDYQFKRLKYFYAVVECDSVDTAAKIYQECDGYEYESSCSVLDLRFIPDDVEFEDEPKDVATDVNLSAYTPKLFTSTATTTSKVQLTWDETDHDRVTALNRKFNKSELLDMDFNAYLASSSEEEEEEEEEEEEEEEEFGDDNGSTAGAKQAEDAVEVEVEVEREEPPEEEEQQKKKQQKKKKKKKSEEQISMYRGLLKGIQDKEKKLQEDKDMEMEITWVPGLRETTEQLVKKKLEGKDTLTPWEEFLEKKKGKKKQKKSQRKQGGAEEEQSEDELPPDVDLSDPFFAEEFAAADTKKTPKGKKKKQQQQEEEERTAEEEEELERQKAEMALLMEDDDKHKHFNYDKIVEQQNLSKKKRKRLLKKGEEPLQDDHFQVDVQDPRFQAMFTSHLFNLDPSHPSYKKTKATQSIQTEKQRRREEEELRRKEDTLTQGEAITTAATQQEVNSKKAMDPSLSLLVKSIKSKTQQFQARKKPKLT; this is encoded by the exons ATgtccaaaaagaagcagcagagcgATGAGCGCTTCCTCCGGGTGCAGAAGGACCCCAGGTTTTGGGAAATGCCGGAGAGAGAACGCAAGATCAAAATCGACAAGCGCTTCCAGTCCATGTTCCACGACAAGCGCTTCAAGGTGAAGTACACGGTGGACAAGCGGGGCCGCCCCATCAACCACACCTCCACGGAGGACCTGAAGCGCTTCTACCAGCTCTCCgactcagaggaggaggacgatgaggaCGGTGTGAGGGGCAAGGAGGGGAAAAAGGTGAAGGAGAAGCTGAAGGCTGATGGAGACGGGAAGAAAGGAACAGGAGCTAAAGCGGAGCCGCCTGAACGAGGCGTCAGAGTCAttgaggagg aggaggaagatgatgatgagcagcagcaaacgggagaggaggaggaggatgatgatgaccaGGGAGACAGCATCACAGGCggcagtgaggaggaagatgatgcaggagaggagagcgaTGCTGCGAGCGGATCCGATGAGGAGGAGTCCGGTCCGGATTCGGAGGAGGACAGTGACAGCGGGCCGGATCTGGCCAGAGGGAAGGGAAACATCGAGAGCAGCTCTGACGAAgacgacgatgacgacgacgatgTGGCCGACATCctgaggaaagaggaagaggagatcgAACATGACTGGGGAGAGCTGTGCAAAGACGCTCCGCGAGGCGATGAG gtttcTGCCCGCCTGGCCGTCTGTAACATGGACTGGGACCGCATGAGAGCCAAGGACCTGCTGGCTCTGCTGAACTCCTTCAGCCCCAAAGGGGGCGCCGTGCTGTCAGTCAAG ATCTACCCATCAGAGTTCGGCAAGGAGAGGCTGAAGGTGGAGGAGACTCAGGGGCCGCTGGAGCTGAGAGCTCTGCCCTCCGACTCAGAGGACGACACCGAGGAGgagag GGTTTACAGAGAGAAGAGGCGTGACTACCAGTTCAAGCGGCTGAAGTATTTCTACGCCGTGGTGGAGTGTGACTCCGTCGACACCGCCGCTAAAATCTACCAGGAGTGTGACGGTTACGAGTACGAGAGCAGCTGCTCCGTCCTGGACCTCCG GTTTATTCCCGACGACGTCGAGTTTGAGGACGAGCCCAAAGACGTGGCGACGGATGTGAACCTCTCGGCCTACACGCCCAAACTGTTCACCTCGACCGCCACGACGACATCAAAG GTGCAGCTGACGTGGGACGAGACGGACCACGACCGTGTGACCGCCCTCAACAGGAAGTTTAACAAGAGCGAGCTGCTGGACATGGACTTCAACGCCTACCTTGCCTCCTCcagcgaagaagaagaagaagaagaagaagaagaagaggaggaggaggaggagtttggAGATGACAAcggcagcacagcaggag CAAAACAGGCCGAAGACGccgtggaggtggaggtggaggtggagagggaggagcccccggaggaggaagagcagcagaagaagaagcagcagaagaagaagaagaagaagaaaagcgaGGAGCAGATCTCCATGTACAGAGGGCTGCTGAAAGGTATCcaggacaaagagaagaagctgcaggAGGACAAAGACATGGAGATGGAGATCACCTGGGTGCCAG GGCTGAGGGAGACGACggagcagctggtgaagaagaagctggagggGAAGGACACGCTGACGCCCTGGGAGGAGTTcctggagaagaagaaagggaagaagaagcagaagaaatctCAGAGGAAACAG GGCGGGGCCGAGGAAGAGCAGAGCGAGGACGAGCTTCCTCCGGACGTCGACCTCAGTGACCCCTTCTTCGCCGAGGAgtttgctgctgcag ACACGAAGAAGACACCgaaggggaagaagaagaagcagcagcagcaggaggaagaggagcggacagccgaggaggaagaggagctggagagacaaAAG gctgagaTGGCTCTGCTGATGGAGGACGacgacaaacacaaacacttcaaCTACGACAAGATCGTGGAGCAGCAGAACCTgagcaagaagaagaggaagaggctgCTGAAGAAGGGCGAGGAGCCGCTGCAGGACGACCActtccag GTGGATGTCCAGGACCCCCGTTTCCAGGCCATGTTCACCTCCCACCTGTTCAACCTGGACCCGTCCCACCCGAGCTACAAGAAGACTAAAGCCACACAGAGCATCCAGACCGAGAAGCAGCGCaggcgggaggaggaggagctgcgcCGGAAGGAGGACACGCTCACACAGGGGGAGGCCATCACCACCGCCGCCACACAACAGGAAGTTAACTCCAAGAAAGCGATGGACCCCAGCCTGTCTCTGCTCGTCAAGTCGATTAAAAGCAAAACGCAGCAGTTTCAGGCTCGGAAGAAACCGAAGCTCACGTAG
- the ndufaf5 gene encoding arginine-hydroxylase NDUFAF5, mitochondrial, with the protein MRTGVALRVLQRLQGAGSAPAGWAAGCSGSRIRSPCCCCCCGAQTGSPRRAEPRRGLSASARGTMNVFNREMKKRQKNWAAGLQDGHQYDYLRDEVGGRVADRVYDIARTFPLALDVGGGRSHIAQHLSKDVVERLFLTDTSEKTLELRRQSEIPTHCVVADEEFLPFKENTFDLVVSSLSLHWINDLPGALRQIHQVLKPDGVFIGAMVGGETLYELRCSLQLAETEREGGFSPHISPYTAVTDLGNLLGQAGFSMLTVDIDEVQVHYPGIIEVMTDLQGMGESNCAWNRRSLLHRDTILAAAAIYKEMYGSEDGSIPATFEILYMIGWKPHDSQAKPAKRGSATASFGDLSKISQPTDTNKP; encoded by the exons ATGAGGACCGGGGTGGCCCTCAGAGTCCTGCAGAGGCTTCAGGGAGCCGGATCCGCTCCCGCTGGCTGGGCGGCAGGCTGCAGCGGGAGCCGGATCCGgtccccctgctgctgctgctgctgcggagCCCAGACCGGGTCACCGCGGCGGGCTGAGCCCCGCAGAGGGCTCTCCGCGTCGGCCAGGGGAACCATGAACGTGTTCAACagggagatgaagaagaggcagaagaaCTGGGCCGCGGGCCTGCAGGACGGACACCAGTACGACTACCTGAGGGACGAG GTTGGCGGTCGGGTGGCAGATCGGGTCTATGACATCGCCAG GACGTTTCCTCTGGCTCTGGACGTCGGCGGGGGAAGAAGCCACATCGCACAGCATTTAAGCAAG GACGTGGTGGAGCGTTTGTTCCTGACCGACACCTCCGAGAAAACTCTG GAACTGAGGCGACAGAGCGAGATCCCGACTCACTGCGTCGTCGCCGACGAAGAGTTTCTGCCGTTTAAAGAAAACACCTTCGACCTGGTGGTCAGCAGCTTGAG TCTGCACTGGATAAACGACCTGCCCGGAGCCCTCAGACAG ATCCACCAGGTGCTGAAGCCCGACGGGGTGTTCATCGGGGCCATGGTGGGCGGGGAGACCCTGTACGAGCTGCGCTGTTCCCTCCAGCTCGCCGAGACCGAGAGGGAGGGCGGATTCTCCCCCCACATCTCCCCCTACACCGCCGTCACCGACCTGGGCAACCTGCTGGGCCAGGCCGGCTTCAGCATGCTCACTGTG gACATCGATGAAGTTCAGGTTCACTATCCAGGAATCATTGAAGTCATGACGGATTTACAAG GTATGGGGGAGAGCAACTGTGCCTGGAACAGGAGATCACTGCTGCACAGAGACACCATATTGGCAGCAGCTGCTATTTATAAAG agaTGTACGGCAGTGAGGACGGGTCCATCCCTGCCACCTTCGAGATCCTCTACATGATTGGCTGGAAGCCTCATGACTCTCAG GCCAAACCAGCGAAGCGAGGCTCGGCCACCGCGTCGTTTGGGGATTTATCAAAGATCAGCCAGCCAACCGACACAAACAAGCCATAG
- the LOC139223460 gene encoding NACHT, LRR and PYD domains-containing protein 12-like encodes MSQLERAERGGTVDLMVNTYTPDGALKVTKKVLERMNRHDLVQSLSDIRSPPQDMTADQFQCSICLDVLTDPVSTSCGHNFCKNCITQHWNTNNQFRCPLCNKPFTTKPDLKVNTLLSGVVSQFRQSAQDHVRQDQLNPVTVNPVDLWRALEDLRDDEFKEFKWHVRQLDRLEGYRAIPVSQLERVERRDTADLMVNTYKPDGALEVTKMVLERMNRHDLVQRLSDIRSPPQGGIVPVPEPRPISFYQHLLQSNFQDRFSSVQEGWSQKDEQPLDDIYTELYVTAGGDVHINKQHEVRQIEAVVKPSGTETSIKPSDMFKPPSGRYKPIRTVLTNGIAGIGKTFLVQKFVLDWTEGRANQDVHLIFAFTFRQLNLWKGEKFSLAELIHQCITETRGIKEEALNYIFTSLQSSGNTNYDKSEFKLLFVLDGLDESRLQLDCSTNKTQAVKFDVTKPTSVDELLSNLIKRRLLPSARLWITTRPAAANQIHSDFVDVMTEVRGFTDPQKEEYFRKRFTDEKQADRIISHIKTSRSLHIMCHIPVFCWITATVLEDLLTRAGGELPKTLTEMYAEFLAFQIDQIKDKYGPEKCSQYVNSLAKLAFHQLEKGKLIFYEKDLKESGIDVSGASVCSGVFTEIFKEERGRKKDENKIFSFVHLSVQEFLAALYVEMSLTNRNKNVMAEPGQTFGERVRTVFSKTSVTEVHRFAIDKALQSPNGHLDLFLRFLMGLSLQTNQDHLQDVLKEKRSSQTSQETVKYIKEKISENLSPERSINLFHCLNELNDRSLVEEVRQHLRSGSLSTDKLSPAQWSALAFILLSSEEDLDEFDLKKYSASEEALLRLLPVVKASRKALLSGCNLSERSCAALSSVLSSQSCNLKDLDLSNNNLRDSGVRLLSAGLESPHCSLETLRLNQTRLTGKCCEELSSVLSSQSCSLKELDLSNNDLQDSGVRLLSAGLESPDCTLATLRLNQTRLTERCCEELSSVLSSQSCSLKDLDLSNNDLQDAGVKLLSAGLESPHYTLETLRLNQTRLTERCCEELSSVLSSQSCSLKNLDLSNNNLQDAGVKLLSAGLKSPDCTLARLRLNQTRLTEKCCEELSSVLSSKTCSLIDLDLSNNDLQDSGVKLLSAGLKSPHYTLETLRLNQTRLTERCCEELSSVLSSQSCSLIELDLSNNDLQDSGVRLLSAGLKSPDCTLETLRLSGCMITEEGCAALASALSSNPSHLRELDLSYNYPGASGVRLLSARLEDPRWRLETLRVDHAGEQWLVRGVDTGPSGSLTLGACGGVTDSRTWTKLEPEVSEGSEVDTYRLQSEAGHYECSVSALRWVCTDKVCFSYQFGSWEEHMSPVSRKYMPAGPLMDITVTAGQMEEVHLPHWICIDQNSTPDMFAVLHVDTCGDVLKHVPEVTSSHVKLLQPSFSKIGAMILEKLGIRTYCDVMICKTKKEFLTLDVYLLPHYRVLRKKFEKQLKGCGSVIIGKPGPDAPLQLGSRFSITTDNKEASIEPKERVFRYGSSRNCFEVFIGNANNKFTLKLESTTKTVWTCSIRKGDYQNRSTDHEQESGDHFVDRHWTSLIDRVSETGFILDRLYSEKIILIETYDALRALKPRQDQMRGILTHVTKAGPQAKDTLYEILKGEETMKYLFQELEDSG; translated from the exons CAGGATCAGTTGAACCCAGTTACAGTGAACCCAGTCGACCTTTGGAGGGCTCTGGAGGATTTAAGAGATGATGAATTCAAGGAGTTCAAATGGCATGTGCGGCAGCTTGACAGGCTGGAAGGCTACAGAGCCATCCCAGTGTCCCAGCTGGAGAGGGTAGAGAGGAGGGACACCGCGGATCTGATGGTGAACACCTACAAACCTGATGGAGCTCTGGAGGTGACCAAGATGGTTTTAGAGAGAATGAACAGGCATGATCTGGTGCAGAGGCTGTCAGACATCAGATCACCACCACAAG GTGGGATCGTTCCAGTACCAGAGCCACGACCAATCTCATTTTACCAACATTTGCTTCAGTCAAACTTCCAAGATAGATTTAGTTCTGTACAAGAGGGGTGGTCACAGAAGGACGAGCAACCTCTGGATGATATCTACACAGAGCTGTACGTCACAGCTGGGGGTGACGTACACATCAACAAACAGCATGAGGTCAGGCAGATTGAGGCGGTGGTGAAGCCATCAGGAACAGAGACATCAATAAAACCCAGTGACATGTTCAAACCCCCCTCTGGAAGATATAAACCCATAAGAACTGTGCTGACCAATGGAATTGCAGGAATTGGCAAAACTTTTCTTGTACAGAAGTTTgtgctggactggactgaagGAAGAGCCAATCAAGATGTGCATCTGATATTCGCCTTCACCTTCCGCCAGCTGAATTTATGGAAGGGAGAAAAGTTTAGTTTGGCAGAACTAATTCATCAATGTATCACAGAGACCAGAGGCATCAAGGAAGAAGCTCTGaattacatctttacatctctGCAGTCATCAGGAAACACCAACTATGACAAGAGTGAATTCaaactcctgtttgttttggatgGACTGGACGAGAGCCGCCTTCAGCTGGACTGTTCAACCAATAAAACTCAGGCAGTTAAGTTTGACGTGACAAAGCCGACCTCAGTGGATGAGCTGCTGTCAAACCTCATCAAGAGAAGACTGCTTCCTTCTGCTCGTctctggataaccacacgacctgcagcgGCCAATCAGATCCATTCTGACTTTGTTGACGTgatgacagaggtcagagggttcacggaccctcagaaggaggagtacttcaggaagagatTCACAGATGAGAAGCAGGCCGACagaatcatctcccacatcaagacatcacgaagcctccacatcatgtgccacatcccggtcttctgctggatcactgctacgGTTCTGGAGGATTTGTTGaccagagcaggaggagagctgcccaagaccctgactgagatgtacGCAGAATTCTTGGCGTTTCAGATTGATCAGATAAAAGATAAGTACGGCCCAGAAAAGTGCTCTCAGTACGTTAACTCATTAGCAAAACTGGCTTTCCACCAGCTGGAAAAGGGCAAACTGATCTTCTATGAGAAAGATCTAAAAGAGAGTGGCATTGATGTCAGTGGAGCCTCAGTGTGCTCAGGAGTCTTCACTGAGATCTTTAAAGAGGAACgtgggaggaagaaagatgaaaacaagaTATTCAGCTTTGTCCATCTGAgtgttcaggagtttctggcgGCTCTCTATGTGGAGATGTCACTGACTAACAGAAACAAGAATGTGATGGCTGAGCCAGGACAAACCTTTGGGGAACGTGTGCGAACGGTCTTCAGTAAAACATCTGTGACAGAGGTCCACAGGTTTGCTATTGACAAGGCCTTACAgagtccaaatggacacctggaCTTGTTCCTGCGCTTCCTCATGGGTCTTTCTCTGCAGACCAATCAGGATCACCTTCAAGACGttctgaaagagaaaagaagctCACAGACCAGTCAGGAAACAGTCAAGTACATCAAGGAGAAGATCAGTGAGAATCtgtctccagagagaagcatcaacctgttccactgtctgaatgagcTGAATGATCGTTCTCTGGTGGAGGAGGTCCGACAGCACCTGAGATCAGGAAgtctctccacagataaactgtctcctgctcagtggtcagctctggccttcatcttactgtcatcagaagaagatctggacgagtttgacctgaagaaatattctgcttcagaggaggctcttctgaggctgctgccagtggtcaaAGCCTCCAGAAAAGCTCT GCTGAGCGGCTGTAATctgtcagagagaagctgtgcagctctgtcctcagttctcagctctCAGTCCTGTAATCTGAAAGATCTGGACCTGAGCAACAACAACCTGCGGGATTCAGGGGTGaggctgctctctgctggactggagagtCCACACTGTAGTCTGGAGACTCTCAG GTTAAATCAAACCAGGCTCACAGGGAAATGCTGTGAGGAGCTCTCATCAgttctcagctcccagtcctgtAGTCTCaaagagctggacctgagtaacaatgacctgcaggattcaggagtgaggctgctctctgctggactggagagtccagactgcacaCTAGCGACTCTCAG gtTAAATCAAACCAGGCTCACAGAGAGATGCTGTGAGGAGCTCTCATCAGTTCTCAGCTCTCAGTCCTGTAGTCTGAAAGATCTGGACCTGAGCAACAACGACCTGCAGGAtgcaggagtgaagctgctctctgctggactggagagtCCACATTAtacactggagactctcag gttaAATCAAACCAGGCTCACAGAGAGATGCTGTGAGGAGCTCTCATCAGTTCTCAGCTCTCAGTCCTGTAGTCTGAAAAATCTGGACCTGAGCAACAACAACCTGCAGGAtgcaggagtgaagctgctctctgctggactgAAGAGTCCAGACTGCACACTAGCGAGACTCAG gtTAAATCAAACCAGGCTCACAGAGAAATGCTGTGAGGAGCTCTCATCAGTTCTCAGCTCCAAGACCTGTAGTCTGATAGATCTGGACCTGAGCAACAAcgacctgcaggattcaggagtaaagctgctctctgctggactgAAGAGTCCACATTAcacactggagactctcag gttaAATCAAACCAGGCTCACAGAGAGATGCTGTGAGGAGCTCTCATCAGTTCTCAGCTCTCAGTCCTGTAGTCTGAtagagctggacctgagcaacaacgacctgcaggattcaggagtgaggctgctctctgctggactgaagagtccagactgcacactagagactctcag gctgtcaggctgtatgatcactgaggaaggctgtgctgctctggcctcggccctgagctccaacccctcccatctgagagagctggacctgagctacaactATCCAGGAGCCTCAGGAGTGAGGCTGCTGTCTGCTAGACTGGAGGATCCAcgctggagactggagactctcag AGTGGACCATGCTGGAGAGCAGTGGCTGGTTCGTGGTGTTGACACGg GGCCTTCTGGGAGTTTGACGCTTGGAGCGTGTGGTGGTGTAACg GACTCCAGAACCTGGACTAAACTTGAACCTGAAGTCAGCGAAGGGAGTGAGGTTGACACCTATCG CCTACAGTCTGAGGCAGGCCACTATGAATGCAGCGTGTCCGCGCTGCGCTGGGTCTGCACAGACAAGGTCTGCTTCAGTTACCAGTTTGGATCATGGGAGGAACACATGAGCCCTGTGAGCAGGAAATACATGCCAGCAGGGCCCCTCATGGACATAACGGTCACAGCTGGACAGATGGAGGAGGTGCACCTGCCTCACTGGATCTGCATAG ATCAAAACTCCACGCCGGACATGTTTGCGGTTCTACACGTTGATACCTGTGGAGATGTTTTGAAGCATGTGCCTGAAGTTACATCATCCCACGTCAAGCTGCTCCAGCCAAGTTTCTCAAAAATTGGTGCCATGATTTTGGAGAAACTTGGCATTCGGACTTACTGTGACGTGATGATATGCAAGACGAAGAAAGAATTCCTCACGCTGGACGTGTACCTGCTGCCGCATTATCGTGTTCTACGAAAG aaattTGAAAAACAGCTAAAAGGATGTGGATCAGTAATAATAGGAAAACCAGGCCCGGATGCGCCGCTTCAATTGGGAAGTCGCTTCTCAATCACAACAGACAACAAGGAGGCATCGATTGAACCCAAA GAACGAGTGTTCAGATATGGTTCAAGCAGAAACTGCTTCGAGGTGTTCATCGGAAATGCAAACAACAAATTCACCCTCAAGCTTGAAAGTACGACAAAAACTGTCTGGACCTGTTCCATTCGCAAAG GGGACTATCAAAATCGAAGCACTGATCATgaacaag AGTCAGGGGATCATTTCGTGGATCGCCATTGGACATCTCTGATTGACAGGGTGAGCGAAACGGGATTCATCCTGGATCGGCTCTACAGTGAGAAAATTATCCTGATTGAGACCTACGATGCTTTGAGAGCACTGAAACCCAGACAAGATCAGATGAGGGGCATTCTTACGCATGTGACGAAAGCAGGCCCACAAGCCAAAGACACTCTCTATGAGATCCTCAAAGGGGAGGAGACCATGAAGTATCTCTTCCAGGAGCTTGAGGACTCTGGATAG